A single region of the Acuticoccus sediminis genome encodes:
- a CDS encoding ABC transporter ATP-binding protein has protein sequence MAELVVSGLVRAFDDVRAVDGIDFTVRDGEFLTLLGPSGCGKSTTLAAVAGLDRPDEGRISLGGTVFFDAASGVFVPPERREIGLVFQSYALWPHLTVRQNLEFPLKLRRIGRAERARRIEDALGLVEMTRYADRYPHALSGGQQQRVALARTLVYRPGLLLLDEPLSNLDAKLRERARTWLRHLQSQVGVTTVYVTHDQAEALALSDRIAVMNGGKIVQLADPRTIYDHPSDAFIADFIGSSNFLCGTVLGSDGGTVRVDLGERLELNAPSPRPLTPGTRVRVSVRPEQIGLVTPSDANGANVFAVEILERTFLGAHNTLEVQAGESRFRVECRAVPEGNHIHVHIPENAGIVFPQAADN, from the coding sequence ATGGCTGAGCTCGTGGTCAGCGGCCTGGTGCGCGCGTTCGACGACGTGCGGGCCGTCGACGGCATCGACTTCACCGTTCGCGACGGCGAGTTCCTGACGCTGCTCGGCCCGTCGGGCTGCGGCAAGTCGACGACGCTCGCCGCCGTCGCCGGGCTGGACCGGCCCGACGAGGGCCGCATCAGCCTCGGCGGAACGGTGTTCTTCGACGCCGCGTCGGGCGTCTTCGTCCCGCCGGAGCGGCGCGAGATCGGCCTGGTCTTCCAGTCCTACGCGCTGTGGCCGCACCTCACCGTGCGGCAGAACCTCGAATTTCCGCTCAAGCTCCGGCGCATCGGCCGGGCCGAGCGGGCGCGGCGGATCGAGGACGCGCTCGGCCTCGTCGAGATGACGCGCTACGCGGACCGCTACCCGCACGCCCTCTCCGGCGGGCAGCAGCAGCGTGTCGCCCTCGCCCGAACGCTGGTGTACCGGCCGGGCCTCCTGCTGCTCGACGAGCCGCTCTCCAACCTCGACGCCAAGCTGCGCGAGCGGGCGCGGACGTGGCTGCGCCACCTGCAGAGCCAGGTCGGCGTCACGACCGTCTACGTCACCCACGACCAGGCCGAGGCGCTCGCCCTGTCGGACCGGATCGCGGTGATGAACGGGGGCAAGATCGTCCAGCTCGCGGACCCGCGCACGATCTACGACCACCCGTCCGACGCCTTCATCGCCGACTTCATCGGCTCCAGCAATTTCCTCTGCGGCACGGTGCTCGGCAGCGACGGCGGCACGGTCCGTGTCGACCTCGGCGAGCGGCTGGAGCTGAACGCGCCCTCGCCGCGGCCCCTCACCCCCGGCACCCGCGTGCGCGTCTCCGTCCGGCCGGAGCAGATCGGTCTCGTCACGCCCTCCGACGCGAACGGCGCCAACGTGTTCGCGGTCGAGATCCTGGAGCGCACCTTCCTCGGCGCCCACAACACGCTCGAGGTGCAGGCCGGCGAGAGCCGCTTCCGCGTCGAGTGCCGAGCCGTCCCCGAGGGCAACCACATCCACGTCCACATTCCCGAAAATGCCGGCATCGTCTTCCCCCAGGCAGCCGACAACTGA